From one Bradyrhizobium sp. Ash2021 genomic stretch:
- the purB gene encoding adenylosuccinate lyase: protein MIPRYTRPEMASIWEPQTRFKIWFEIEAHAADALAELGTIPKEAARTIWAKARNATFNVERIDEIERETKHDVIAFLTHLAEIVGPEARFVHQGMTSSDVLDTCLNVQLTRAADLLIADIDKVLAALKKRAFEHKMTPTIGRSHGIHAEPVTFGLKLAYAYAEFTRARERLVAARKEVATCAISGAVGTFAQIDPRVEEHVAKAMGLTPEPISTQVIPRDRHAMYFATLGVIASSVERLATEIRHLQRTEVLEAEEFFSEGQKGSSAMPHKRNPVLSENLSGLSRMVRAYALPAMENVVLWHERDISHSSAERMIGPDATVTLDFALNRLAGLIDKLLIYPANMQKNLDRLGGLVHSQRLLIALTQKGASREDSYKFVQRNAMPVWRGEGDFQTLLKKDPDVKKYLTDAEIEEQFDLGYHFKHVDTIFRRVFGAS from the coding sequence ATGATCCCCCGTTATACCCGCCCGGAAATGGCCTCGATCTGGGAGCCCCAGACCCGTTTCAAGATCTGGTTCGAGATCGAGGCCCATGCGGCCGACGCGCTGGCGGAACTCGGCACCATCCCCAAGGAAGCCGCCAGGACGATCTGGGCCAAGGCCAGGAATGCGACCTTCAACGTCGAGCGGATCGACGAGATCGAGCGCGAGACCAAGCACGACGTCATCGCCTTCCTGACCCATCTGGCCGAAATCGTCGGCCCCGAGGCGCGCTTCGTCCACCAGGGCATGACCTCCTCCGACGTGCTCGACACCTGCCTCAACGTGCAGCTCACCCGCGCCGCGGATTTGCTGATCGCCGACATCGACAAGGTTCTCGCCGCGCTGAAGAAGCGCGCCTTCGAGCACAAGATGACGCCGACCATCGGCCGCTCCCACGGCATCCACGCCGAGCCGGTGACGTTCGGGCTCAAGCTTGCCTACGCCTATGCCGAATTCACACGCGCCCGCGAGCGCCTCGTCGCCGCCCGCAAGGAAGTCGCGACCTGCGCGATCTCGGGCGCGGTCGGCACCTTCGCCCAGATCGATCCGCGCGTCGAAGAACATGTCGCCAAGGCGATGGGGCTTACGCCGGAGCCGATCTCGACCCAGGTGATCCCGCGTGACCGCCACGCGATGTATTTTGCAACGCTCGGCGTCATCGCCTCCTCGGTCGAACGCCTCGCCACCGAGATCCGCCATCTGCAGCGCACCGAGGTGCTAGAAGCCGAAGAGTTCTTCTCGGAAGGCCAGAAGGGCTCTTCCGCCATGCCGCACAAGCGCAACCCGGTGCTGTCGGAAAACCTGTCCGGCCTGTCACGGATGGTGCGCGCCTATGCGCTGCCGGCGATGGAAAACGTCGTGCTCTGGCACGAGCGCGACATCTCGCACTCCTCGGCCGAACGCATGATCGGCCCTGACGCCACCGTGACGCTCGATTTTGCGCTGAATCGTCTGGCCGGCCTGATCGACAAGCTTTTGATCTATCCCGCCAACATGCAAAAAAACCTCGACCGCCTCGGCGGCCTCGTGCATTCGCAGCGGCTCCTGATCGCGCTGACGCAAAAGGGCGCCAGCCGCGAGGACTCCTATAAATTCGTGCAGCGCAACGCCATGCCGGTATGGCGCGGCGAAGGCGATTTCCAGACGCTGTTGAAAAAAGACCCCGACGTGAAGAAATATCTGACCGACGCCGAGATCGAGGAGCAGTTCGACCTCGGCTATCACTTCAAGCACGTCGATACGATTTTCAGGCGCGTGTTCGGGGCGAGCTGA